A single window of Rhodococcus jostii RHA1 DNA harbors:
- a CDS encoding 3-hydroxybutyryl-CoA dehydrogenase has protein sequence MELVGVIGGGTMGAGIAEVCIKAGSSVLILETKPEFAEAAQARIEKSLARGVKAGKLDQDAADAALARVRVTLDIEEFADRDLVIEAAPEIESLKVDIFQKLDKIVKPSGILASNTSSIPLIKMANATQRPGQVVGVHFFNPVPVMPLVEIVVSLVTSEETVLAVTDYAKNTLRKKTVRAGDRAGFIVNALLIPYLTSAVRMLESGYATAEDIDEAMKGGCGYPMGPLTLIDTVGLDITLAAAESLYAEFAEPHYAPPTLLKRKVDAGQLGKKSGKGFYDYS, from the coding sequence GTGGAACTAGTAGGCGTGATCGGCGGCGGCACCATGGGTGCCGGCATCGCCGAGGTATGTATCAAGGCCGGCAGCTCGGTTCTCATCCTCGAGACCAAGCCGGAATTCGCCGAGGCCGCGCAGGCCCGGATCGAGAAGTCCCTGGCTCGCGGGGTCAAGGCGGGCAAGCTCGACCAGGACGCCGCGGATGCCGCGCTCGCCCGCGTGCGGGTCACCCTCGACATCGAGGAGTTCGCGGACCGCGACCTCGTGATCGAGGCGGCACCGGAGATCGAGTCGCTCAAGGTCGACATCTTCCAGAAGCTCGACAAGATCGTGAAGCCGTCGGGCATCCTGGCGTCCAACACGTCGTCCATCCCGCTGATCAAGATGGCCAACGCCACGCAGCGTCCCGGGCAGGTTGTGGGCGTCCACTTCTTCAACCCGGTGCCGGTGATGCCGCTGGTGGAGATCGTGGTCAGCCTGGTCACGTCGGAGGAGACCGTCCTCGCGGTCACCGACTACGCGAAGAACACGCTGCGCAAGAAGACGGTGCGGGCCGGTGACCGCGCGGGCTTCATCGTGAACGCGCTGCTCATCCCGTACCTCACGTCAGCGGTCCGGATGCTGGAGTCGGGGTACGCCACCGCCGAGGACATCGACGAGGCCATGAAGGGCGGCTGCGGCTACCCGATGGGCCCGCTGACGCTCATCGACACCGTCGGTCTCGACATCACCCTCGCCGCGGCGGAGTCGCTGTACGCGGAGTTCGCCGAGCCGCACTACGCTCCCCCGACGTTGCTCAAGCGCAAGGTCGACGCCGGACAGCTCGGCAAGAAGAGCGGCAAGGGCTTCTACGACTACAGCTGA
- a CDS encoding TetR family transcriptional regulator — translation MTERVDTPGIDPADFRVHVVAQAIRLFSENGYEATTVEQIASAAGVSRRTFFRQFRSKEDVIFADHESLLQQAGDYLSTDSDDPWAAVCRTAGLVFDRFRENRELSARRYQVVQRVPALRDREIVTGFRYERLFVDYLRGVVPTEPVLKVIGFAAAVTACHNFLLRNMIKGDPDATAEELERALLDVRRTFGVAPGASTQEQDAVLVVSYPPGTPVDEITGRIQAQLSRRRD, via the coding sequence ATGACCGAGCGCGTCGACACACCCGGCATCGATCCCGCGGACTTCCGCGTCCACGTCGTGGCGCAGGCCATCCGGCTGTTCTCCGAGAACGGGTACGAGGCGACGACCGTCGAGCAGATCGCGTCCGCGGCGGGCGTGTCCCGGCGGACGTTCTTCCGCCAGTTCCGCTCCAAGGAGGACGTGATCTTCGCCGATCACGAATCACTGTTGCAGCAGGCAGGCGATTATCTGTCCACGGATTCCGATGACCCGTGGGCCGCGGTCTGCAGGACGGCCGGCCTGGTCTTCGACAGGTTCCGCGAGAACCGGGAGCTGTCGGCTCGCCGGTACCAGGTGGTGCAGCGGGTGCCCGCCCTGCGCGACCGGGAGATCGTCACCGGCTTCCGCTACGAGCGGTTGTTCGTCGACTACCTGCGCGGTGTCGTACCCACCGAGCCGGTCCTGAAGGTCATCGGATTCGCGGCCGCTGTCACCGCGTGCCACAACTTCCTGCTCCGGAACATGATCAAGGGCGATCCCGACGCCACCGCCGAGGAACTCGAGCGGGCCCTCCTCGACGTGCGCCGGACGTTCGGCGTCGCTCCGGGGGCATCGACGCAGGAACAGGACGCCGTGCTGGTGGTGTCGTACCCGCCGGGAACGCCGGTGGACGAGATCACCGGGCGTATCCAGGCCCAGCTGTCCCGGCGCCGGGACTGA
- a CDS encoding membrane protein — protein sequence MTFSISHVCLLLGGFVAGIALRSTTSSEFAFVVDGDRLDALYVGPAAGAFLAAIVAVLVATLVRVRRIMSTLSFIGLALLGVAPATGPWESEVYLGGVGAGLLLGGIVGLCATADRAWSQTALAAGVLTGLLLAGPIDHFRTPVPRRYADYLPEPLFEPVMLTVLALTAVVLAVTLASGDFGERTLAAVSGRALVVGIVLPLIGLVLYWWFVRRVWDVGAYGATQGRWMFGLVLVVVVIAASLWLEGRTGIVLLAAMAFVAAGDIGVAFPDSWPWLLVPAALALTGAVLGRRFPQPVFGIAALAVVAAAALFEHPPWDNLHAGATWLLLPLAASYTVASSLPSSESVTAMSLAVPAALAVPLIADYGWTAYAPLVGSESTPGPDSWAWTSTGLSVVAVVACGLAAAYLGKRPT from the coding sequence ATGACATTCAGTATCTCGCACGTGTGCCTGCTGCTGGGCGGGTTCGTCGCGGGAATTGCGTTGAGGTCCACCACGTCCAGTGAGTTCGCGTTCGTGGTCGACGGCGACCGCCTGGACGCGTTGTATGTCGGTCCGGCCGCAGGCGCCTTCCTCGCCGCGATCGTCGCCGTCCTGGTGGCAACGCTGGTTCGTGTCCGCCGGATCATGTCGACGCTGTCGTTCATCGGCCTGGCGCTGCTGGGTGTCGCTCCGGCGACGGGGCCGTGGGAGTCCGAGGTGTATCTCGGCGGAGTCGGTGCGGGCCTTCTGCTCGGCGGCATCGTCGGACTGTGCGCCACCGCCGACCGGGCGTGGTCGCAGACCGCACTCGCGGCGGGGGTTCTCACCGGACTCCTCCTCGCCGGACCGATCGACCATTTCCGGACGCCGGTTCCCCGGCGCTACGCGGACTACCTTCCGGAACCCTTGTTCGAGCCGGTGATGCTGACCGTCCTCGCGCTCACGGCCGTGGTTCTGGCCGTCACGCTCGCGTCCGGCGACTTCGGTGAGCGGACGCTCGCCGCGGTGAGCGGGCGCGCCCTCGTCGTCGGGATCGTTCTGCCGTTGATCGGGCTGGTGCTGTACTGGTGGTTCGTTCGTCGTGTCTGGGACGTGGGCGCTTACGGTGCGACGCAGGGCCGGTGGATGTTCGGACTCGTCCTCGTCGTGGTGGTGATCGCCGCCTCGCTGTGGCTGGAGGGCCGCACCGGGATCGTGTTGCTTGCCGCGATGGCCTTCGTCGCCGCGGGGGACATCGGCGTGGCGTTCCCGGACTCCTGGCCGTGGCTGCTGGTGCCCGCGGCGCTCGCGTTGACGGGTGCCGTGCTCGGCAGGCGCTTCCCGCAGCCGGTGTTCGGCATCGCGGCACTCGCAGTCGTGGCCGCGGCGGCGCTGTTCGAGCACCCGCCGTGGGACAACCTGCACGCCGGTGCGACGTGGCTCCTCCTTCCGCTCGCGGCGTCGTACACGGTCGCGTCGAGTCTGCCGTCGAGCGAATCGGTCACCGCGATGTCGCTGGCGGTGCCGGCCGCGCTGGCCGTCCCGCTGATCGCCGACTACGGGTGGACGGCGTACGCGCCGCTCGTCGGATCCGAGAGCACGCCGGGGCCGGACTCGTGGGCGTGGACATCGACCGGACTGTCGGTGGTTGCCGTGGTCGCGTGCGGACTCGCCGCCGCCTACCTCGGAAAACGCCCCACCTGA
- the ubiG gene encoding bifunctional 2-polyprenyl-6-hydroxyphenol methylase/3-demethylubiquinol 3-O-methyltransferase UbiG, with translation MVRLVIDNDVYNRVGESWWEEDNPLNLLHGSLTPGRFAYFRKVLGETVGRDHRGLRALDVGSGGGFLAEEFTRIGFRVTGIDPSPVSVDTARRHAAGSALDIEYRIGSGEHLPVPDATFDVAYCCDVLEHVSDLDGVIAETSRVLKPGGLYLFDTINRTFASKLVAIKIMQEWRMTRMFDTPIHDWSMCIRPAELAPIMERHGLRLGEIVGLGPRSKNPLRLLDLARAGGTRLSYGELSRRLDFGQIRSTAISYMGFAVKNGESPPRRRDGLPDGRDQL, from the coding sequence GTGGTCCGCTTGGTCATCGACAACGACGTCTACAACCGGGTGGGGGAGTCGTGGTGGGAGGAAGACAACCCACTCAACCTGCTGCACGGAAGTCTGACGCCGGGACGATTCGCCTACTTCCGAAAGGTGCTCGGCGAAACGGTCGGTCGTGACCATCGCGGACTCCGCGCCCTCGACGTCGGTTCGGGCGGCGGGTTCCTCGCGGAGGAGTTCACCCGCATCGGTTTCCGGGTCACGGGCATCGATCCGTCCCCGGTATCGGTCGACACCGCGCGGCGTCACGCGGCCGGCTCGGCACTCGACATCGAGTACCGCATCGGGTCGGGGGAACACCTGCCGGTGCCGGATGCCACGTTCGACGTCGCCTACTGCTGCGACGTCCTCGAGCACGTGTCGGATCTCGACGGAGTGATCGCCGAGACGTCCCGTGTGCTGAAACCTGGCGGCCTGTACCTGTTCGACACCATCAACCGCACATTCGCCAGCAAGCTCGTCGCGATCAAGATCATGCAGGAGTGGCGGATGACCCGGATGTTCGACACTCCCATCCACGACTGGTCGATGTGTATCCGTCCAGCCGAGCTGGCGCCGATCATGGAGCGGCACGGTCTGCGGCTCGGCGAGATCGTCGGGCTCGGGCCTCGGTCGAAGAATCCTCTCCGGCTCCTCGACCTTGCCCGGGCAGGCGGAACACGGCTCAGCTACGGGGAGTTGAGTCGCCGGCTCGACTTCGGGCAGATCCGGAGCACGGCCATCTCCTACATGGGATTTGCGGTCAAGAACGGCGAAAGCCCGCCGCGACGACGCGACGGGCTTCCGGACGGGCGTGATCAGCTGTAG
- a CDS encoding MFS transporter: MDSPTPAVRPGGLVAVLAFTGIVAALMQTLVVPLIGDLPRLLDTTASNASWVITATLLAGAVATPVTGRLGDLYGKRRMMLICTVPLVLGSVVCAVATSLAPMVIGRGLQGIGVGMIPLGISALRDLLPPERLHSSIALMSSSMGIGGALGLPLAATVAENASWRVLFWGAAGLSALIAVLLWFFVPATPVHGPKARFDPIGAVGLGVGLVSLLLAVSKGADWGWASSTTLGLFATTVVALTAWGWWELRTPEPLVDLRVIAGRQVLLTNAASVVVGFAMYAQSLIVPQLLQLPASTGYGLGQSMLAMGLWMAPSGLMMMAVSPFGAKLSSTRGPKVTLLVGSLVIALGYGSSMFLMGSTWGLVVVTCICGSGVGLAYGAMPALVMSAVPQSATASANSVNSLMRSVGTAVSAAVVGVVLAQMSVQVAGHTLPTEGGFRTGLLIGCGVALVAAAITLAIPTRRVTPAAPNSITPEPLAPSKV, encoded by the coding sequence GTGGACAGTCCGACGCCCGCCGTCCGACCGGGCGGCCTCGTCGCCGTGCTGGCCTTCACCGGCATCGTCGCCGCGCTCATGCAGACCCTCGTGGTGCCGCTGATCGGCGACCTTCCCCGACTGCTCGACACGACCGCCTCCAACGCGTCCTGGGTGATCACCGCGACGCTGCTCGCCGGCGCCGTGGCGACACCGGTCACCGGACGTCTCGGCGACCTGTACGGCAAGCGGCGGATGATGCTGATCTGCACGGTTCCGCTCGTCCTGGGCTCGGTGGTCTGTGCGGTCGCGACGTCCCTGGCCCCGATGGTGATCGGCCGAGGGCTGCAGGGCATTGGTGTGGGCATGATTCCGCTGGGAATCAGCGCACTGCGGGACCTGCTGCCGCCCGAGCGCCTGCACTCCTCCATCGCCTTGATGAGCTCGTCCATGGGCATCGGCGGCGCCCTCGGTCTGCCGCTCGCCGCAACGGTCGCGGAGAATGCGAGCTGGCGCGTGCTGTTCTGGGGCGCCGCCGGGCTCAGCGCGCTGATCGCCGTGCTGCTCTGGTTCTTCGTGCCTGCCACACCCGTCCACGGACCCAAGGCCCGCTTCGATCCCATCGGCGCAGTCGGACTGGGTGTCGGACTGGTGTCCCTGCTGCTGGCTGTGTCCAAGGGCGCCGACTGGGGCTGGGCGAGCAGCACCACCCTCGGTCTGTTCGCGACCACGGTCGTCGCGTTGACGGCCTGGGGCTGGTGGGAACTCCGCACTCCCGAACCGCTGGTCGACCTGCGGGTGATCGCCGGCCGTCAGGTGCTGCTGACCAACGCCGCGTCCGTCGTCGTCGGTTTCGCCATGTACGCCCAGTCCCTGATCGTTCCACAGCTCCTGCAGTTGCCGGCGTCTACGGGATACGGCCTGGGACAGTCGATGCTGGCCATGGGTCTGTGGATGGCCCCCTCGGGTCTGATGATGATGGCGGTCTCCCCCTTCGGCGCCAAGCTGTCATCCACCCGCGGGCCGAAGGTCACCCTGCTCGTCGGAAGCCTCGTCATCGCGCTCGGCTACGGATCGTCGATGTTCCTGATGGGGTCGACGTGGGGCCTGGTCGTGGTGACCTGTATCTGCGGCTCGGGCGTCGGTCTGGCCTACGGTGCGATGCCCGCCCTGGTGATGAGCGCCGTGCCGCAGTCCGCGACCGCCTCCGCCAACAGCGTCAATTCTCTGATGCGCTCGGTCGGTACCGCGGTGTCCGCTGCCGTCGTCGGTGTGGTTCTCGCCCAGATGAGCGTCCAGGTCGCCGGCCACACCCTGCCCACCGAGGGCGGCTTCCGAACCGGCCTGTTGATCGGTTGCGGTGTCGCACTGGTCGCCGCGGCCATCACGCTGGCCATCCCCACTCGCCGCGTCACCCCCGCGGCGCCGAACTCGATTACCCCCGAACCGCTCGCACCGTCGAAGGTGTAG
- a CDS encoding acyl-CoA dehydrogenase, with protein MAGNPDFDLFKLGEEHDELRSAIRALSEKEIAPYAKQVDEDARFPEEARVALVNSGFNAIHVPEEYDGQGADSVATCIVIEEVARVCGSSSLIPAVNKLGTMGLILNGSEELKQQVLPQLASGEAMASYALSEREAGSDAASMRTRAKADGDDWILNGSKCWITNGGKSSWYTVMAVTDADKGANGISAFMVHENDEGFVVGPKEKKLGIKGSPTAELYFENCKIPGDRIIGEPGTGFKTALQTLDHTRPTIGAQAVGLAQGALDAALAYTKDRKQFGKSISDFQAVQFMLADMAMKVEAARLMVYTSAARAERGEKNLGFISAAAKCFASDVAMEVTTDAVQLFGGAGYTTDFPVERMMRDAKITQIYEGTNQIQRVVMSRALLK; from the coding sequence ATGGCCGGAAATCCGGACTTCGATCTGTTCAAGCTCGGTGAAGAGCACGACGAACTGCGGTCCGCGATCCGCGCGCTCTCCGAGAAGGAGATCGCCCCCTACGCGAAGCAGGTCGACGAGGACGCACGCTTCCCCGAAGAGGCCCGCGTCGCCCTCGTGAACTCCGGGTTCAACGCCATCCACGTCCCCGAGGAATACGACGGCCAGGGCGCCGACTCCGTCGCCACCTGCATCGTCATCGAAGAGGTCGCCCGCGTCTGCGGCTCCTCCTCCCTGATCCCCGCCGTCAACAAGCTCGGCACCATGGGCCTCATCCTCAACGGGTCCGAAGAACTCAAGCAGCAGGTCCTGCCGCAGCTCGCGTCCGGCGAGGCCATGGCGTCCTACGCGCTGTCCGAGCGTGAGGCCGGTTCCGACGCCGCCAGTATGCGCACCCGCGCCAAGGCCGACGGCGACGACTGGATCCTCAACGGCTCCAAGTGCTGGATCACCAACGGTGGCAAGTCCAGCTGGTACACCGTCATGGCCGTCACCGACGCCGACAAGGGCGCCAACGGCATCTCCGCGTTCATGGTCCACGAGAACGACGAGGGCTTCGTCGTCGGACCGAAGGAGAAGAAGCTCGGCATCAAGGGTTCGCCCACCGCGGAGCTCTACTTCGAGAACTGCAAGATCCCCGGCGACCGCATCATCGGCGAGCCCGGCACCGGTTTCAAGACGGCGCTGCAGACCCTCGACCACACCCGTCCCACCATCGGCGCGCAGGCAGTCGGCCTCGCGCAGGGCGCCCTCGACGCCGCCCTCGCCTACACCAAGGACCGCAAGCAGTTCGGCAAGTCGATCAGCGACTTCCAGGCCGTGCAGTTCATGCTCGCCGACATGGCGATGAAGGTCGAGGCCGCACGCCTCATGGTTTACACCTCCGCGGCCCGCGCCGAGCGCGGCGAGAAGAACCTCGGATTCATCTCCGCGGCCGCCAAGTGCTTCGCCTCCGACGTCGCGATGGAGGTCACCACCGACGCCGTCCAGCTGTTCGGTGGCGCCGGCTACACCACCGACTTCCCTGTCGAGCGGATGATGCGTGATGCGAAGATCACTCAGATCTACGAAGGCACGAACCAGATCCAGCGCGTCGTGATGTCGCGTGCACTGTTGAAGTAG